One Deinococcus psychrotolerans genomic window carries:
- a CDS encoding FtsW/RodA/SpoVE family cell cycle protein, with translation MSVQLIIAQVLLMTLGLLGIAAARPDLLIEHGWKTALALGITLLVARLRPQVFLKLGPPFWAFTLLLLVLVLFIGKGTQESEATKRWLDFGGPLRFQPSELAKLGLVMMLASFFSRRGVQNKLLSATVMIVTTTALIFLEPDLGSSVLMFGLGIILMYAAGVRISSITGFLLALSLMALPVFSVYLEKNPYILARWQGHQARGEERAVGLDQIGLAHRDLAWGGWWGQGPDGRRYEYFAAHTDMVVASVGFTSGLLGVVTLLFSYWMIVSVALQTSRLAARIQPMTPEVHGASILATGAMFMIVGQAMANLAVAAGIFPVTGVPLPLVSFGFSSMLTMSVALGIIHSALREVKRNLPETEVRPDEVSVSESENVVLSAD, from the coding sequence GTGAGTGTTCAACTGATCATTGCGCAGGTGTTGCTGATGACGCTGGGACTGCTGGGCATTGCTGCCGCGCGCCCTGATCTGCTGATAGAACATGGATGGAAAACTGCGCTGGCATTGGGCATCACCCTTCTGGTGGCGCGGCTGCGGCCTCAGGTCTTCCTGAAGTTGGGACCGCCGTTCTGGGCGTTCACGCTGCTGCTGCTGGTGCTGGTGCTGTTCATCGGCAAGGGGACGCAGGAAAGCGAGGCCACCAAACGTTGGCTGGACTTCGGCGGCCCCTTGCGCTTTCAGCCTTCCGAGCTGGCTAAGCTGGGGCTGGTCATGATGCTGGCATCATTCTTCTCGCGCCGGGGTGTGCAGAACAAGCTGCTCAGCGCCACGGTCATGATCGTGACTACCACGGCGCTGATCTTTCTGGAACCGGATCTGGGCAGCAGCGTCCTGATGTTCGGGCTGGGCATCATCCTCATGTACGCCGCCGGGGTGAGGATCAGCAGCATCACCGGCTTCCTGCTAGCACTGAGCCTGATGGCTCTGCCCGTGTTCTCGGTGTATCTAGAGAAGAATCCGTACATCCTGGCCCGCTGGCAGGGCCACCAAGCGCGGGGCGAGGAGCGGGCAGTGGGCCTGGATCAGATCGGTTTGGCGCACCGAGACCTGGCCTGGGGCGGCTGGTGGGGCCAGGGACCGGACGGCAGACGCTACGAGTATTTCGCTGCTCACACCGACATGGTGGTTGCCTCGGTGGGCTTCACCAGTGGGTTGCTGGGCGTGGTTACATTACTGTTTAGCTATTGGATGATTGTCTCGGTGGCTCTGCAGACCTCGCGACTGGCCGCGCGCATCCAGCCCATGACGCCGGAGGTTCACGGGGCCAGTATCCTAGCGACCGGGGCGATGTTCATGATCGTGGGGCAGGCAATGGCGAATCTGGCCGTGGCCGCCGGGATTTTCCCGGTCACGGGCGTGCCGCTGCCGCTGGTCAGCTTCGGTTTTTCCAGCATGCTGACCATGAGCGTGGCGCTGGGTATCATTCACTCCGCCCTGCGCGAGGTCAAGCGCAACCTGCCTGAAACGGAGGTCCGGCCTGACGAGGTCAGCGTCTCCGAAAGTGAGAACGTGGTTCTGAGTGCCGACTGA
- a CDS encoding tellurite resistance TerB family protein, with product MGLQASKEAQDTWSRFNDSAFADATMAACALIGAADGKIDQTERSRTAQFITTSDELRTFNVSDLRDKYDRYCDQITADFDFGKIGLMQVIGQVAGKSDQARAVVQLAVVIANSDGEFDEKEMGVVREIAQALKLDPADFVD from the coding sequence ATGGGTTTGCAGGCGAGCAAGGAAGCACAAGATACTTGGAGCCGCTTTAACGACAGCGCCTTCGCGGACGCCACGATGGCGGCCTGCGCGCTGATCGGCGCGGCGGACGGCAAGATCGACCAGACCGAACGCAGCCGCACCGCGCAGTTCATCACTACCAGCGACGAGCTGAGGACGTTCAACGTCTCCGATCTGCGCGACAAGTATGACCGCTACTGTGACCAGATCACTGCCGATTTCGACTTTGGCAAGATCGGACTGATGCAGGTGATCGGTCAGGTGGCTGGCAAGTCCGATCAAGCCCGCGCAGTGGTGCAATTAGCCGTGGTGATCGCCAATTCCGACGGCGAATTCGACGAGAAAGAAATGGGCGTGGTGCGCGAGATCGCGCAGGCCCTCAAGCTCGATCCAGCAGATTTCGTGGACTGA
- a CDS encoding TerD family protein, producing MAVSLNKGGNVSLSKEAPGLTAITVGLGWDPRATDGKEFDLDASAFTLKADGKIRADGDFIFYNNKVSSDGSVVHNGNNRTGDGEGDDETIDIDLSKVPAEVDKVAITVTIDEADTRGQSFGQVGGAFIRVMNKDGGAEIARYDLSEDYSTETAVVFGEIYRSGSDWKFRAMGQGYAGGLAPMAHNFGVNV from the coding sequence ATGGCAGTATCACTGAACAAAGGCGGTAACGTTTCCCTGAGCAAAGAGGCCCCCGGCCTGACGGCCATCACTGTGGGCCTGGGCTGGGATCCCCGCGCCACCGACGGCAAGGAATTTGATTTGGACGCCAGCGCCTTTACCCTGAAAGCAGACGGCAAGATACGCGCCGACGGCGACTTCATTTTCTACAACAACAAAGTGTCTTCGGATGGCAGTGTGGTTCACAACGGTAACAACCGTACCGGCGATGGTGAGGGCGACGACGAAACCATCGATATCGACCTGAGCAAGGTGCCCGCTGAGGTAGACAAGGTGGCTATTACCGTGACCATCGACGAGGCCGACACGCGTGGTCAGAGCTTTGGTCAGGTGGGTGGAGCATTTATCCGCGTGATGAATAAGGATGGCGGCGCGGAGATCGCCCGCTATGACCTAAGCGAGGACTACAGTACCGAAACCGCCGTGGTCTTCGGCGAGATCTACCGCAGTGGCAGTGACTGGAAATTTCGCGCCATGGGTCAGGGCTACGCAGGCGGCCTGGCCCCGATGGCACATAACTTCGGCGTCAACGTCTGA
- a CDS encoding putative bifunctional diguanylate cyclase/phosphodiesterase, with the protein MIPTRGTDPTGSTEVALSTDEQLRLAALHRFAVLDTPPEPQFDHLVELAVRVFDMPMALVSFVDEDRQWFKANYGFPTFEGPRSESFCSVAIAQDGVMIIPDATQHEQFRTYPNVLGEPHIRSYAGAPLITPDGHKLGTFCVIGTQPREFSEKEQEILASFAQMAMAELKLRQALHKLSHVAMNDALTGLPNRVQFRQQLTEACRRADVSGEKVVVGLLDLDRFKLINDTFGHAEGDRLLKDIARRLKEATATSDVVARMSGDEFVLLLADVRSVADIALVTKRLEDSFAVPFLLGGQEVFVHWSLGLSVYPDDAKELDALLGHADAAMYRVKRAGGGHAAFQRQEDQRTTLQVERLTALHRALEQDELRLYFQPIVQAGSQAVVAHEALLRWIRPSGIVSPLDFIPLAETSGLIVPIGRWVLRQAVNAVKTGQLQKVSVNISALEIRQLDFMEHLRWILMESSVEPQRVLLELTESSLLEPRFAAVLKEINALGVQTALDDFGNGYSSLAALTNLPVQVVKIDRSFTAPIGVDTPAGKRALEVVRGIVTLVSALGLPTVAEGIETPEQADLLLKVGCTYFQGYLFGRPEPLS; encoded by the coding sequence ATGATTCCCACCCGTGGTACAGATCCCACCGGCTCCACGGAGGTCGCCCTTTCCACTGATGAACAGTTACGGCTGGCTGCCCTCCACCGCTTTGCCGTCCTCGACACGCCCCCGGAGCCGCAGTTCGACCATCTGGTGGAGCTGGCCGTCCGCGTCTTCGACATGCCCATGGCGCTAGTCAGTTTCGTTGATGAGGATCGGCAGTGGTTCAAGGCCAATTACGGCTTTCCAACGTTCGAGGGGCCGCGTAGCGAGTCGTTCTGTTCAGTCGCCATTGCACAGGATGGCGTGATGATCATTCCCGACGCCACCCAGCACGAGCAATTTCGCACGTATCCCAACGTGCTCGGCGAGCCACACATCCGGTCTTACGCGGGTGCGCCCCTGATCACGCCTGATGGGCACAAGCTCGGCACCTTCTGCGTCATCGGAACGCAACCTCGGGAGTTTAGCGAGAAAGAACAAGAGATCCTCGCGTCCTTCGCACAGATGGCGATGGCCGAGCTGAAGTTGCGCCAGGCCCTGCATAAGCTGAGCCACGTGGCAATGAACGACGCGCTCACGGGTCTCCCGAACCGGGTGCAGTTCCGACAGCAACTCACTGAAGCTTGCAGGCGTGCCGACGTCTCCGGGGAGAAGGTGGTGGTGGGCCTCCTGGATCTCGACCGCTTCAAGCTGATCAACGATACCTTCGGGCATGCTGAGGGGGACCGTCTTCTCAAGGACATCGCGCGCCGCTTGAAAGAAGCCACGGCGACCAGCGACGTGGTGGCCCGGATGAGCGGAGACGAGTTCGTGCTGCTGCTCGCTGATGTTCGCTCGGTCGCGGACATCGCTCTGGTGACCAAGCGCTTGGAAGACAGTTTCGCGGTTCCGTTCCTGCTGGGAGGTCAGGAGGTGTTCGTCCACTGGAGTCTGGGCTTGAGCGTGTATCCGGACGACGCAAAGGAACTGGACGCCCTGCTGGGCCATGCGGACGCGGCCATGTACCGGGTCAAGCGGGCTGGGGGAGGCCACGCGGCCTTTCAGCGGCAAGAGGATCAGCGGACCACCCTTCAGGTGGAGCGCCTGACCGCGCTGCACCGGGCACTCGAACAAGATGAGTTGCGGCTGTACTTTCAGCCGATCGTGCAGGCCGGGAGTCAGGCTGTGGTGGCGCATGAGGCGCTTCTGCGCTGGATCAGGCCTTCCGGAATCGTCAGCCCGCTGGATTTCATCCCACTGGCCGAGACCTCTGGGCTGATCGTACCGATCGGCCGCTGGGTGCTGCGGCAGGCAGTCAATGCTGTAAAAACAGGGCAGCTTCAGAAGGTCTCGGTGAATATCAGTGCCCTGGAGATCCGGCAACTGGACTTCATGGAGCATCTGCGGTGGATTCTGATGGAGAGCAGTGTCGAGCCCCAGCGAGTCCTGCTGGAACTCACGGAGAGCAGCCTGCTGGAACCACGCTTCGCCGCCGTCTTAAAGGAGATCAACGCGCTGGGGGTGCAAACAGCCCTCGACGATTTCGGGAACGGCTACAGCAGCTTGGCGGCGTTGACGAATCTGCCGGTGCAGGTGGTGAAGATCGACCGGAGCTTCACTGCGCCGATCGGCGTGGACACGCCTGCTGGGAAGAGGGCGCTGGAGGTGGTTCGCGGGATCGTGACGCTCGTCAGCGCCCTTGGACTTCCGACCGTGGCGGAGGGTATCGAGACACCTGAGCAGGCGGATCTCCTGCTGAAGGTGGGATGCACTTACTTCCAGGGCTACCTGTTCGGACGCCCGGAGCCACTTTCTTGA
- a CDS encoding PAS domain-containing protein — protein MLPLFPHASVHPFDRVEDVIFILDAHERLTFVNAFALNAWGKEPHELLGRIYQDALPTKAQPEVMAAFRHVLSTQQRTELEVFWNEPPREDQRPSHFAPTSR, from the coding sequence ATGCTTCCCCTCTTCCCGCACGCCAGCGTGCACCCGTTCGACCGGGTGGAAGACGTCATCTTCATCCTCGACGCCCATGAACGCTTGACCTTCGTGAACGCCTTCGCCCTGAACGCCTGGGGAAAAGAACCTCACGAGTTGCTCGGGCGGATCTACCAGGACGCCCTCCCGACGAAAGCCCAGCCTGAAGTCATGGCCGCTTTCAGGCATGTTCTGTCGACTCAACAGCGTACCGAACTGGAAGTGTTCTGGAATGAACCCCCTAGAGAGGACCAACGGCCAAGCCACTTTGCCCCGACCAGCCGTTAG
- a CDS encoding transposase yields the protein MPGRNHSREFKLQVVNQINSSQRTTAQLSREHGLVPSLIHRWRKEVEARGEAAFTDGVATDRSAELRIAELERYCGQLALENTILKKSLATYRLNKGTK from the coding sequence ATGCCAGGACGCAATCACAGCCGTGAATTCAAGCTTCAGGTCGTCAACCAAATCAATTCAAGCCAGCGAACGACCGCTCAACTCAGCCGGGAACATGGTTTAGTGCCCAGCCTGATCCACCGTTGGCGCAAAGAGGTCGAGGCGCGCGGAGAAGCCGCCTTCACCGACGGCGTGGCCACAGATCGCAGCGCCGAGCTGCGGATTGCTGAGCTGGAGCGGTATTGCGGCCAACTTGCCTTAGAAAACACCATCTTGAAAAAATCGCTGGCGACGTACCGCTTGAACAAAGGCACCAAATGA
- a CDS encoding IS3 family transposase, whose product MISDARHAHPTVSVRRLCELHAVSRSWYLRQRNRAVIDQDQRLATDIEAVVLKWNGYGYRRVTRELARSGQSINHKRVLRVMREHRLLCRPKRRYQRTTDSTHSEKRFPNLLPQVIPTQPDQVWQADLTYVRVKQGFVYLACVLDSFTREIVGWSMSKFIDADLSLAALNNALAARNPAPGLLHHSDQGVQYASRLYIARLRAMGITPSMSRRGNPYDNARMESFYKTLKTEEVDLQDYADLDDAQRHVNHFIGKLYNQERLHSSLGYVPPAEFAARYHPA is encoded by the coding sequence ATGATCTCGGATGCGCGACACGCGCATCCCACGGTGTCGGTGCGTCGCCTGTGTGAGCTGCATGCGGTCAGTCGGTCGTGGTACCTCCGTCAACGAAACCGCGCAGTCATCGACCAAGATCAACGACTCGCTACTGACATTGAAGCAGTGGTGCTGAAGTGGAACGGCTATGGGTATCGGCGGGTCACTCGCGAACTGGCACGCAGCGGGCAGTCCATCAATCACAAACGCGTTCTGCGGGTCATGCGGGAACATCGCTTATTGTGTCGACCCAAGCGGCGTTACCAGCGCACCACCGATTCCACTCACAGCGAGAAACGCTTCCCCAATCTGCTCCCACAAGTGATTCCAACCCAACCAGATCAGGTCTGGCAAGCTGATCTGACGTATGTGAGGGTGAAGCAGGGTTTCGTCTACTTGGCATGCGTGCTGGACAGTTTCACGCGTGAGATCGTGGGCTGGTCAATGTCAAAGTTTATCGACGCCGACCTATCACTGGCCGCGCTGAATAACGCGCTTGCTGCTCGCAATCCAGCACCTGGACTCCTTCATCACTCTGATCAAGGTGTCCAATATGCCAGCCGGCTCTATATCGCCCGCCTGCGGGCGATGGGTATCACGCCAAGTATGTCCAGAAGAGGCAATCCCTACGACAACGCTCGCATGGAAAGTTTCTACAAAACTCTCAAAACAGAGGAGGTTGATCTTCAAGATTATGCTGATCTGGACGATGCACAGCGCCATGTGAACCACTTCATCGGTAAGCTTTACAACCAAGAACGCCTGCATTCCAGTCTCGGCTACGTCCCACCTGCCGAGTTCGCCGCCCGCTATCATCCAGCCTAG
- a CDS encoding diguanylate cyclase domain-containing protein: MNLLKSVNTLRGHSGGDAHIRTVAHALREALPAGALICRWGGDEFVILTPGHD, translated from the coding sequence CTGAATCTGCTGAAAAGCGTCAATACCCTTCGCGGACACAGCGGCGGAGACGCTCACATCCGTACCGTCGCACACGCATTAAGGGAAGCGTTGCCTGCGGGGGCCTTGATCTGCCGGTGGGGCGGAGACGAGTTCGTGATCCTCACGCCTGGCCATGACTAG
- a CDS encoding HD domain-containing phosphohydrolase: MQLRKERLKEVTPGQREADSFVTFSQELEALHDPGDLIQHALNRLLSVLNFDQAAYAIIDGNEVFFSQQALREGVPAPQPALNVRVPLTEAGLIDTAQRTRTTAWSTDYPSTSDNMAIMVVQGVKSAVVTPVFSHGQVAAVIVLRAVNRWQTITPQMRKIMELTALRLEHALELRRAVGEVRSTLEAGMLTLGLVLEARDFETSGHTHRAAMMAAQLGEQLDLNTTDLHHLRQGAYLHDLGKLCVPDQILRKPGKLTPEEWTTMQSHVVQGHDLAARIAGLSAETLGVIRSHHERWDGSGYPDSLAGTDIPLSARIFAVCDVYDALISQRPYKAAWSHEAAVLEIERQSGHHFDPDVVRAFLGLMGRAVNFQIEPTGNQESGHP, translated from the coding sequence ATGCAACTCCGGAAAGAGCGGCTCAAGGAAGTCACTCCAGGCCAGCGCGAAGCCGACTCCTTCGTGACGTTCTCTCAGGAACTCGAGGCCCTTCATGACCCTGGCGACCTGATTCAGCACGCCCTGAACCGACTGCTGAGCGTGCTCAACTTCGATCAGGCCGCCTACGCCATCATCGATGGCAACGAAGTATTCTTCTCCCAGCAGGCTCTCCGCGAGGGCGTTCCGGCTCCACAACCGGCCCTGAATGTCCGGGTGCCCCTCACCGAGGCTGGCCTGATCGACACGGCCCAGCGCACACGGACGACGGCGTGGAGCACCGACTACCCGAGCACCTCGGACAACATGGCGATTATGGTTGTACAAGGCGTCAAGAGTGCCGTCGTCACGCCTGTCTTCAGTCATGGACAGGTCGCTGCTGTCATCGTCCTGCGTGCCGTGAACCGCTGGCAGACCATCACGCCGCAGATGCGCAAGATCATGGAACTCACCGCGCTGCGCCTGGAGCACGCTCTCGAACTGCGCCGCGCGGTCGGTGAAGTCCGCTCGACCCTAGAGGCGGGCATGCTGACGCTCGGCCTCGTTCTCGAAGCCAGGGATTTCGAGACCAGTGGCCACACCCACCGCGCCGCCATGATGGCGGCGCAGCTCGGCGAGCAGCTCGACTTGAACACCACCGACCTCCACCACCTGCGACAAGGAGCCTACCTGCACGACCTCGGGAAACTCTGCGTCCCAGATCAGATCCTGAGGAAACCCGGCAAGCTCACGCCGGAAGAATGGACGACCATGCAGAGCCACGTTGTCCAGGGACACGACCTGGCCGCCCGGATCGCCGGACTCTCTGCGGAAACGTTGGGTGTCATCCGCTCTCACCATGAGCGTTGGGACGGCAGCGGTTACCCAGATAGTCTTGCTGGAACAGACATTCCCCTGAGTGCGCGGATCTTCGCAGTCTGTGACGTGTACGACGCCTTGATCAGCCAACGGCCATACAAGGCGGCTTGGAGTCACGAGGCCGCCGTCTTGGAGATCGAACGGCAGTCTGGTCACCACTTTGATCCGGACGTTGTCCGTGCGTTTCTGGGCTTGATGGGACGAGCCGTGAACTTTCAGATTGAGCCGACTGGCAATCAGGAATCAGGGCATCCCTGA
- a CDS encoding GGDEF domain-containing protein, with protein MSPRRPSGKASSGKAQELIQIRAQLRAAKERADDAEYLANLTAELGIVGDSRVIGEHVAGRLQQLTQADQICISFGTVLRGVQVVVLQGDGSLQFEVLRHQRFERAEGGVFWERIESGKPLFVDDYPCSLMALPFMVQAGLSAVAHLPFGRLVGEVGILTAFRFGVARPWTSRERTLLDATAGTLGHALQRSQNFLELDQAVGFLKALIEVTRLTAAPMSLYETARRAAESMAGPAQLDLAVLAQVEGEFVSHEVQFRSAAVSGKLVRLLEQGLPRSQSLVWRSLQQNEVLFIDRDHDSPLSTEVLVNEGVRALAFVPLTVGDPARGLALIIARVGNAMPWSENDRDLFLTVAHSVQLSHERQQSMQSLREDALTDPLTRLGNRRALEAALLLGLAEARKTNSGLSLISLDLDGLKAVNDHEGHDRGDALLTGFATSLRLAFRGEDALFRVGGDEFMVLVKHPAPAGTAVSGSLARVEAALERLRSSGFGQADVSAGIATFPDDRNEAKGLLRLSDQRMYLQKQEHQASLRA; from the coding sequence GTGAGCCCCCGCCGGCCTTCGGGCAAGGCCTCCTCTGGTAAGGCCCAAGAGCTGATTCAGATTAGGGCGCAGCTGCGGGCAGCAAAGGAACGCGCGGATGACGCGGAGTACCTGGCCAACCTCACTGCCGAACTCGGTATCGTCGGAGACTCGCGCGTCATCGGTGAGCATGTGGCCGGACGCCTTCAGCAGCTTACCCAGGCCGACCAGATCTGTATCAGCTTCGGAACGGTTCTCCGGGGCGTCCAGGTGGTGGTTTTGCAAGGCGACGGTTCGCTCCAGTTCGAGGTGTTGCGCCACCAGCGCTTTGAGCGTGCCGAGGGCGGCGTCTTCTGGGAACGCATCGAATCGGGAAAGCCACTGTTCGTCGATGACTATCCATGCAGCCTGATGGCGTTGCCGTTCATGGTGCAGGCGGGCCTGAGCGCCGTAGCGCATCTACCGTTTGGGCGGCTGGTCGGAGAGGTCGGGATTCTGACCGCGTTCCGCTTTGGTGTGGCGAGACCCTGGACGTCCAGGGAACGGACGCTTCTGGACGCTACAGCCGGAACGCTGGGCCACGCCCTCCAGCGGTCCCAGAACTTTCTGGAACTCGACCAAGCCGTGGGTTTCTTAAAGGCCCTCATCGAGGTGACCCGGCTTACCGCAGCGCCGATGAGTCTGTACGAGACGGCCCGGCGGGCCGCCGAGAGCATGGCTGGTCCGGCGCAGCTTGACCTCGCTGTCCTGGCCCAGGTGGAGGGTGAGTTCGTGAGCCATGAGGTGCAGTTCAGAAGCGCTGCAGTGTCTGGGAAACTCGTTCGCCTCTTGGAACAGGGACTCCCCAGGTCGCAGAGCCTAGTCTGGCGAAGTCTTCAGCAAAACGAGGTGCTGTTTATCGACCGCGATCACGACAGCCCCCTATCCACCGAGGTATTGGTGAACGAAGGTGTGCGGGCGCTGGCGTTCGTTCCGCTGACAGTGGGCGATCCGGCCAGGGGTCTGGCGCTGATCATTGCCCGGGTCGGGAATGCCATGCCATGGTCGGAAAATGACCGGGACCTCTTCCTGACGGTGGCACACAGCGTCCAGTTGTCGCATGAGCGTCAGCAATCCATGCAGAGCCTGCGTGAAGACGCCCTGACCGATCCGCTCACCCGACTCGGGAACCGGCGCGCTTTGGAAGCTGCCCTGCTCCTGGGCCTAGCGGAGGCCCGCAAAACCAATTCGGGGTTGAGCCTGATCTCGCTGGACCTCGACGGGCTCAAGGCAGTGAACGACCATGAGGGGCATGACCGGGGTGACGCGCTACTGACCGGGTTCGCCACGTCACTGCGGCTCGCCTTCCGTGGCGAGGACGCCCTGTTCCGAGTCGGCGGTGACGAGTTCATGGTGCTCGTGAAACATCCAGCTCCGGCAGGCACGGCGGTCAGTGGCTCGCTGGCCCGCGTCGAGGCTGCGTTAGAGCGACTCAGAAGTAGTGGGTTCGGCCAGGCCGATGTCAGTGCTGGGATCGCCACGTTCCCAGACGACCGTAACGAGGCCAAGGGTCTTCTGCGTCTCAGCGATCAACGGATGTACCTCCAGAAGCAGGAGCACCAAGCCTCCCTCAGGGCGTAG